The Populus trichocarpa isolate Nisqually-1 chromosome 2, P.trichocarpa_v4.1, whole genome shotgun sequence genome has a window encoding:
- the LOC7474556 gene encoding dolichyl-diphosphooligosaccharide--protein glycosyltransferase subunit 1A: MGLRFDLLSLFTTLALLSTTTTTVLSDVILSKVDRRIDLTSQIVRVTSTLKVENAGPGPVSEILLTFPEVQAKDLAYLTAALNEGKGKGRNSGSSLPINVVNPEGMPPSLTCHSISLPKALAEGDSLTIVVLAVFTHALRPFPEEITQADIQLVLFQDTAHYLSPYAVNVQSLTVKLPKARIETYTKLENTNVHGSDIKYGPYQNLPPFSYAPVAVHFETNQPFAVAQELVREIEISHWGNVQVTEHYNIVHGGAKSKGEFSRLDFQARPHLRGASAFRNLVAKLPPRAHSIYYRDEIGNISTSNVWGDPKKTELLIEPRYPLFGGWRTTFTIGYGLPLQDFLFESEGKRFINFSFGSPINDLVIDNIIVKVVLPEGSNDIFTSTPFPAKQGQETKISHLDVVGRPVVVLEKTNVVPEHNQYFQVYYRFNSLSMLREPFMLISGFFFIFVACIVYMHVDMSISKSSASYLAKMQWDEVRATIQQVQSVINQCLYTHEKLEASLRDLSRTGDVQACKTARKTADSLLKEYSKELKPLLSFLQSSPQATQILPKVEELVAKERELQERLIAKHSTIVDCYEKKIGGRELENRVASQQQKVVVLKQEVEDLLDYIEEI; this comes from the exons ATGGGGTTAcgatttgatttactttctttGTTTACGACACTTGCTCTGctctcaacaacaacaactactGTTCTTTCCGATGTCATTCTCTCCAAAGTCGATCGCCGT ATTGATTTGACTTCACAGATTGTGCGCGTTACCTCCACATTAAAG GTGGAGAATGCTGGTCCTGGTCCAGTTTCTGAGATTTTGCTTACTTTTCCTGAGGTTCAGGCCAAAGATTTGGCATACTTGACAGCGGCACTTAATGaggggaaagggaaagggagaAACTCAGGGAGTAGTCTCCCTATAAATGTTGTCAATCCAGAGGGAATGCCCCCTTCCCTGACTTGTCATTCAATATCATTACCCAAGGCTTTGGCTGAGGGGGATAGTTTGACTATAGTTGTCTTAGCAGTATTTACTCATGCATTACGGCCGTTTCCTGAGGAAATTACGCAAGCTGATATTCAGCTAGTTTTGTTCCAGGATACTGCTCACTATCTTTCCCCTTATGCGGTTAACGTTCAGTCCCTTACTGTTAAATTGCCCAAGGCTAGAATCGAGACGTATACGAAGTTGGAGAATACAAATGTACACGGCTCTGATATCAAATATGGTCCATATCAAAACCTGCCTCCCTTTTCGTATGCACCCGTAGCTGTTCACTTTGAAACCAATCAACCATTTGCTGTTGCTCAAGAGTTGGTGAGAGAGATAGAAATTTCCCATTGGGGCAATGTGCAAGTTACTGAACATTACAACATTGTCCATGGAGGTGCTAAAAGCAAGGGTGAATTTTCCAG GCTTGACTTTCAGGCTAGACCCCACCTTCGAGGTGCGTCAGCCTTCAGGAATCTTGTTGCAAAATTGCCGCCAAGGGCTCATTCCATTTATTATAGGGATGAGATTGGAAATATATCAACATCTAATGTTTGGGGTGATCCTAAGAAG ACAGAACTATTGATTGAACCTAGATATCCATTGTTTGGAGGTTGGAGAACTACTTTTACTATTGGATATGGCTTGCcacttcaagattttttatttgagtcagAGGGAAAACGTTTCATTAACTTCTCTTTTGGCTCCCCTATAAATGATTTGGTCATTGATAATATCATTGTGAAG GTTGTTTTGCCAGAGGGATCAAATGATATATTTACTTCCACCCCATTTCCGGCAAAACAAGGACAAGAG ACCAAAATTTCTCACTTAGATGTTGTTGGTAGACCAGTTGTTGTGCTGGAAAAGACCAATGTTGTTCCTGAACATAACCAGTATTTCCAG GTCTATTACAGGTTCAACAGCCTTTCGATGCTTAGGGAGCCATTTATGTTAATTTCTggattcttcttcatttttgttgCTTGCATCGTATACATGCATGTAGACATGTCAATCTCGAAGTCCTCTGCTTCTTATTTGGCAAAAATGCAGTGGGATGAG GTGCGGGCAACAATTCAGCAAGTCCAAAGTGTCATCAACCAATGCTTGTATACGCATGAAAAGCTAGAAGCATCACTGCGTGATCTTTCTAGAACTGGGGATGTTCAAGCTTGTAAAACTGCTCGAAAGACAGCTGACAGTTTGTTGAAAGAGTATTCCAAAGAGTTAAAGCCCTTGCTTTCATTCTTGCAATCTTCTCCTCAGGCTACTCAAATATTACCTAAG GTGGAGGAACTGGTGGCAAAGGAGAGGGAATTGCAAGAGAGGCTGATAGCGAAGCATTCAACCATAGTGGACTGCTATGAGAAGAAGATTGGAGGAAGGGAACTTGAGAATCGGGTTGCGTCGCAGCAACAGAAAGTTGTAGTTTTGAAGCAGGAGGTTGAAGACCTTCTTGATTACATTGAAGAGATATAG
- the LOC7471753 gene encoding RING-H2 finger protein ATL8, whose amino-acid sequence MARPFSFLNAVANSSATTTGSPPQASATVDSDFMVILAALLCALICVLGLIAVARCAWLRRFSSRNPTPPVPPPPPSVANKGLKKKVLRSLPKQTFSEDFSGKLPDCAICLTEFSAGDEIRVLPQCGHGFHVSCIDTWLGSHSSCPSCRQILVVARCQKCGGLPSGSSSSNGGGGGGGGAETETEASLKEREDGANRFLP is encoded by the coding sequence ATGGCTCGTCCTTTCAGCTTCCTGAACGCCGTCGCGAACTCTTCGGCGACCACCACTGGGTCGCCTCCACAAGCATCAGCCACGGTGGACTCAGACTTCATGGTCATACTAGCAGCACTCCTCTGCGCTCTAATTTGCGTTCTTGGCCTCATCGCTGTAGCTCGCTGCGCTTGGCTCCGCCGCTTCTCATCCCGGAATCCCACACCACCAGTtccccctcctcctccttctgTCGCCAACAAAGGGTTAAAAAAGAAAGTCCTCCGCTCTCTCCCTAAACAAACCTTCTCTGAAGATTTCTCCGGGAAACTCCCCGATTGTGCAATTTGCTTGACGGAATTCTCAGCTGGAGATGAAATCCGTGTGTTGCCTCAGTGTGGACATGGGTTTCATGTGAGCTGTATTGACACATGGCTTGGGTCTCACTCTTCTTGCCCTTCTTGCCGTCAGATTTTGGTGGTTGCCAGGTGTCAGAAGTGTGGTGGTTTGCCTTCAGGTTCGAGTTCTtctaatggtggtggtggtggtggtggtggagctgAAACTGAAACTGAAGCTAGCCTAAAGGAGCGTGAAGATGGTGCTAATAGGTTCTTGCCCTAG
- the LOC7474557 gene encoding MLO-like protein 9 translates to MAGGEAPGARDLEQTPTWAVSVVCAAMIIVSIILDKVLHRTGQWFQKKHNTALFDALEKVKGELMVLGFISLTLTFSQSYIAGICIPLRYANTMLPCPAKGQKGQLGSRGENHRRLLWSQHRFLAGDSGSKECKDGSVPLISVDGLHQLHIFIFFLAVFHVVYSAITMMLGKLKIRNWKDWERESWREHDAMNDPARFRLTHETSFVRGHTSFWTKTPILFYSLCFYRQFFRSVRKSDYLTMRHGFISVHLAPGSKFNFQKYIKKTLEDDFKVVVGISPLLWASAILNLLSNVHGWKAQFCVSFLPLFVTLAVGTKLQAIIAQMAIEIKERHAVVQGIPLVQVSDRNFWFSWPELVLYLIHFVLFQNAFELTYFLWAWYEFGKESCLNQDTVLIFVRVTFGVGAQVLCSYATLPLYALVTQMGSTMKRSIFDQQTSKALKSWHQKAVKKTNEGKPDQLPTKTLGGSPDALVHSPSPTRPRPNKFGIEGPDFSDIEAEAASHDQHTANITATVDVELSVNHQHRPSDNSSPFVQRDLLS, encoded by the exons ATGGCTGGTGGAGAAGCCCCGGGTGCAAGAGACCTCGAGCAGACACCGACATGGGCAGTCTCTGTAGTTTGTGCTGCCATGATTATTGTCTCTATCATATTGGACAAGGTTCTTCATAGAACTGGACag tggttccaaaaaaaacacaacactgCTTTATTTGATGCTCTTGAGAAAGTTAAAGGGG AGCTTATGGTTTTAGGATTCATATCTCTAACCCTGACATTCTCCCAAAGCTATATTGCTGGTATCTGTATTCCTTTGAGGTATGCAAATACAATGTTACCATGCCCGGCGAAGGGTCAAAAAGGACAACTTGGCAGTAGAGGGGAGAATCATCGCAGGCTTTTATGGTCTCAGCATAGATTTTTAGCTGGTGACAGTGGAAGTAAAGAGTGCAAAGAT GGGTCAGTGCCTCTCATATCTGTCGATGGACTGCATCAGTTGCACATCTTCATATTCTTTTTAGCAGTATTTCATGTGGTATACAGTGCCATAACAATGATGCTTGGAAAATTGAAG ATACGCAATTGGAAGGATTGGGAACGCGAGAGTTGGAGGGAGCATGATGCCATGAATG ATCCTGCAAGATTCAGGCTCACTCATGAGACATCATTCGTGAGAGGACACACAAGTTTCTGGACAAAAACTCCAATCCTCTTTTATTCG CTATGCTTTTATCGACAATTCTTCAGATCCGTTCGAAAGTCTGATTACTTGACCATGCGACATGGATTCATTTCT GTCCATCTAGCTCCTGGAagcaagtttaattttcaaaagtacatcaaaaaaacattagaagaTGATTTCAAGGTAGTCGTTGGAATCAG TCCACTACTATGGGCCTCTGCAATTCTCAATCTGCTCTCGAACGTTCATG GATGGAAGGCTCAGTTCTGTGTTTCCTTTCTTCCTTTATTT GTTACCTTAGCAGTTGGAACAAAACTACAAGCAATTATAGCACAAATGGCtattgaaattaaagaaagacaTGCTGTGGTTCAAGGGATACCACTTGTGCAAGTGTCTGACAGAAATTTCTGGTTTTCCTGGCCTGAATTAGTCCTTTATCTCATCCACTTTGTCCTCTTTCAG AATGCATTTGAGCTAACATATTTCCTTTGGGCATGG TATGAGTTCGGGAAGGAATCTTGTTTGAATCAAGATACAGTCCTCATATTCGTCAGAGTTACTTTCGG CGTGGGAGCCCAAGTCCTGTGCAGCTATGCCACACTTCCACTCTATGCCCTTGTTACACAG ATGGGATCAACCATGAAGCGCTCAATCTTTGATCAACAAACTTCAAAGGCCCTAAAGAGTTGGCATCAGAAGGCTGTAAAGAAAACGAATGAAGGGAAACCGGATCAGCTCCCGACAAAGACTCTGGGTGGAAGTCCGGATGCCTTAGTGCATTCCCCATCCCCCACACGTCCTCGACCTAATAAATTTGGTATTGAAGGTCCAGATTTCTCTGATATTGAAGCAGAAGCAGCATCCCATGATCAACACACAGCTAACATCACGGCAACTGTGGATGTGGAACTCAGTGTCAATCATCAGCATCGCCCTAGTGACAACAGCTCCCCATTTGTCCAACGGGATCTACTGAGTTAA